From Pusillibacter faecalis, one genomic window encodes:
- the leuD gene encoding 3-isopropylmalate dehydratase small subunit translates to MRAQGHVHKYGDHIDTDVIIPARYLATQDEKELASHCMEDIDTSFVQKVQPGDIMVAGWNFGCGSSREHAPIAIKASGVSCVIAKTFARIFYRNAINIGLAILECEAASNGIDDGDQVEIDFDTGVITNVTKNETYQAEPFPDFIKDMIQKGGLMASIKAAGKD, encoded by the coding sequence ATGAGAGCGCAAGGACACGTCCACAAGTACGGGGACCACATTGATACAGACGTCATCATCCCCGCCCGGTATCTGGCCACCCAGGACGAAAAAGAGCTGGCCAGCCACTGCATGGAGGACATTGATACCTCCTTTGTCCAAAAGGTTCAGCCCGGCGACATCATGGTGGCCGGCTGGAACTTCGGCTGCGGCTCCTCCCGGGAGCACGCGCCCATCGCCATCAAGGCCAGCGGCGTCTCCTGCGTGATCGCCAAGACCTTTGCCCGCATTTTTTACCGCAATGCCATCAACATCGGCCTTGCCATTTTGGAGTGCGAGGCCGCCAGCAACGGCATTGACGACGGCGACCAGGTAGAAATTGACTTCGACACCGGCGTGATTACCAATGTCACCAAGAACGAGACCTACCAGGCAGAGCCGTTCCCGGACTTCATCAAGGATATGATTCAAAAGGGCGGCCTGATGGCCTCCATCAAGGCGGCAGGAAAGGACTAA